A window of the Nisaea acidiphila genome harbors these coding sequences:
- a CDS encoding sensor histidine kinase — MKAPFALSLRSALTLLFVVTPLVAMIVVGSIALAVRLPQIAEENSALAKDAASDVAARLEGYLRSLEDRFRVLANAIPEMPVHEIYHLLESARGGGLDAIFLLDKSGTLVDASIEGYAPEFVEELEGIDMSGNKLFREVLDTGAVAWSDTHLSAITGKVTVGVAAPVHATGQVIIGEIPLQQIVSISRFTRSGPQLELWIIDRLGEVVADTGMARSGRQNLYHLPIVRAAIDGLPFPDRLTFNGRKYFAGAEYSESFGWLFVSRIPSGMDNAATRNTVAIIIVGFVATSILGALLAPLWAQVMTKTVQSVIGRSRMLASGQPPSSWPSSPIREFDQLSKDLEAMAGALVNREETLKGMNEALETRVQERTRDLEKTNAELSETLGNLQLAQGELIEAEKLAALGRLVAGVAHELNTPLGNSKLSLSAQEHEIKRFEELVRKGLRKSDLTAFIDRMKQGTSVAGLNIDRACNLIVNFKQVAVDRTASYRRNFRLSELVSSTVLTLEPSIRKEIEVVVEEIPDRIELDSYPGEFGQVITNLIDNANKHAFPDKAGNIRLTVSEPDPGTVCLTVEDNGIGMEKNVVEQVFNPFFTTKFGQGGTGLGMHIAHNAVTNILGGTLTVTSVPGEGTRFVVTVPLVAPEPDAEAESEDATRSTADLEPNYEI; from the coding sequence ATGAAGGCTCCCTTCGCGCTGTCTCTTCGGTCGGCCCTGACCCTTTTATTTGTCGTAACCCCGCTGGTCGCGATGATCGTCGTTGGCTCGATTGCCTTGGCGGTTCGCCTGCCGCAAATCGCGGAAGAAAACAGTGCGCTCGCCAAGGATGCCGCGAGTGACGTTGCGGCTCGTCTGGAAGGTTACCTGCGTTCGCTTGAGGACCGTTTCAGGGTTCTCGCCAACGCAATCCCGGAGATGCCTGTCCACGAGATCTATCATCTACTGGAATCTGCGCGGGGAGGCGGTCTCGATGCGATCTTCCTGCTGGACAAGAGCGGAACACTGGTTGATGCCAGCATCGAAGGTTATGCCCCCGAATTCGTTGAAGAACTTGAGGGTATCGACATGTCCGGCAACAAGCTGTTTCGGGAAGTTCTGGATACCGGGGCTGTTGCCTGGAGCGATACGCATCTTTCGGCGATTACCGGCAAGGTGACCGTCGGAGTCGCCGCTCCGGTGCACGCGACGGGACAGGTGATCATCGGCGAGATCCCGCTTCAGCAAATCGTATCCATCAGCCGTTTCACTCGCAGCGGACCGCAACTCGAGCTCTGGATCATCGATCGACTCGGCGAAGTGGTCGCCGATACCGGCATGGCCCGCTCGGGAAGGCAAAATCTCTATCACTTGCCGATCGTGCGAGCTGCAATCGATGGCCTGCCTTTTCCCGACAGGCTGACCTTCAACGGCCGGAAATATTTCGCCGGAGCGGAGTATTCCGAATCCTTCGGATGGCTTTTCGTGAGTAGAATTCCCAGCGGCATGGACAATGCGGCGACTCGGAATACGGTAGCCATCATCATCGTCGGTTTCGTCGCAACGTCCATCCTTGGCGCGCTTCTCGCACCGCTCTGGGCGCAGGTAATGACGAAGACGGTGCAATCGGTCATCGGCCGTTCACGTATGCTCGCCTCCGGTCAACCGCCATCGTCCTGGCCGTCCAGCCCGATAAGGGAATTTGATCAACTATCGAAAGACCTTGAAGCTATGGCTGGCGCGCTGGTGAACCGCGAGGAAACCCTGAAAGGCATGAACGAGGCCCTGGAAACACGAGTTCAGGAACGAACCCGGGACCTGGAAAAAACGAACGCTGAACTTTCCGAAACACTCGGCAATTTGCAGCTGGCACAGGGCGAATTGATCGAGGCCGAGAAACTCGCCGCCCTCGGTCGGCTGGTTGCGGGCGTTGCGCATGAGCTGAATACGCCTCTCGGCAACAGCAAGCTCAGCCTTTCAGCCCAGGAACATGAGATTAAGCGTTTTGAGGAACTCGTCCGGAAGGGCCTGCGGAAGTCGGATCTAACGGCTTTCATCGACCGAATGAAGCAAGGCACCTCGGTCGCCGGGCTCAATATCGATCGGGCATGCAACCTGATTGTCAATTTCAAGCAGGTCGCCGTCGACAGGACCGCATCTTACCGCCGGAACTTCAGGCTCTCGGAGCTGGTCAGTAGCACCGTGCTCACGCTCGAACCGTCGATACGGAAAGAGATAGAGGTTGTCGTCGAAGAGATACCCGACCGGATCGAACTCGACAGTTATCCGGGCGAATTCGGGCAGGTCATCACAAACCTCATCGACAATGCCAACAAGCATGCATTTCCCGACAAGGCGGGCAATATTCGGCTGACCGTGTCGGAGCCGGATCCCGGGACCGTCTGTCTGACGGTCGAAGACAATGGAATCGGGATGGAAAAGAATGTCGTCGAGCAGGTCTTCAACCCGTTCTTCACCACCAAGTTCGGGCAGGGCGGAACAGGCCTCGGGATGCACATCGCCCATAACGCGGTGACCAATATCCTTGGCGGGACCCTGACGGTTACGAGCGTTCCGGGTGAAGGCACGCGGTTCGTTGTCACGGTGCCCCTGGTTGCGCCGGAGCCGGATGCCGAGGCCGAAAGCGAAGATGCGACACGCTCCACAGCAGACCTCGAGCCAAACTACGAGATCTGA
- a CDS encoding ABC transporter substrate-binding protein — MRLVRIFPAIAAGLLLLGGCGEPAPIKVGFVGGLEGRASDIGIASRNALQMAVDEVNGSGGIDGRMIELFARDDNGTAEGGAEASRSLVEEGVAAIIGPNLSVVASGMLPVINDAKVVTISPTVSSTAFVGKNDYFYRIGSSTTQYAEAYAEYCWNAGYKTVAAALDGRNAVFSESWLKEFRRAYENLGGKVVTAELFDASLGGEFSRIADILLASDPDALLYIANGVDTAQFSQQIVKRNSQVPSLAAEWAASEGLIELGGKAVEGLVVLQTYDRYDSTPRYTKFRDAYIDRFRSDPGFSSIAAYDGAEALFSALRAWDGEGDLKSEMDALPDVRGLQQTVDFDEFGDSRRKLVFVSVRDGKFVRQ, encoded by the coding sequence ATGCGTCTGGTCAGAATTTTTCCGGCGATCGCCGCCGGACTGCTCCTTCTCGGCGGATGCGGTGAGCCGGCCCCGATCAAGGTCGGCTTTGTCGGCGGGCTGGAAGGCCGCGCCTCCGATATTGGCATTGCCTCGCGCAACGCGCTTCAAATGGCCGTCGATGAAGTGAACGGCAGCGGCGGGATCGATGGGCGTATGATCGAGCTCTTCGCTCGGGACGACAACGGGACGGCAGAAGGAGGTGCTGAGGCCTCCAGATCCCTGGTCGAAGAAGGCGTGGCGGCCATTATCGGCCCGAACCTGAGTGTTGTTGCCTCAGGGATGTTGCCTGTCATCAACGATGCGAAAGTGGTGACGATATCGCCGACCGTTTCATCAACCGCGTTCGTCGGCAAGAACGACTACTTCTATCGGATCGGCTCTTCGACCACCCAATATGCCGAGGCCTATGCGGAATACTGCTGGAACGCAGGATACAAGACCGTCGCGGCGGCGCTTGACGGCCGCAATGCGGTGTTTTCTGAAAGTTGGCTCAAGGAGTTCCGGCGTGCGTACGAGAATCTGGGCGGCAAAGTCGTCACCGCAGAACTTTTCGACGCGTCGCTTGGCGGGGAGTTTTCCCGTATCGCCGATATCCTGCTGGCAAGCGATCCAGACGCGCTTCTCTACATTGCGAATGGTGTCGACACCGCCCAGTTCTCACAGCAAATCGTAAAGAGAAACAGCCAGGTGCCGAGCCTCGCGGCCGAATGGGCCGCCTCCGAAGGTCTGATCGAGCTCGGAGGCAAGGCGGTGGAGGGGCTGGTCGTCCTCCAGACATACGATCGATATGACAGCACGCCGCGCTACACGAAGTTTCGCGATGCCTATATAGATCGTTTCCGTTCCGATCCCGGTTTCTCCAGCATCGCTGCATACGATGGCGCCGAAGCATTATTTTCTGCCTTGCGCGCATGGGATGGTGAAGGGGATCTCAAATCGGAGATGGACGCGCTTCCGGACGTGCGTGGGCTACAGCAGACCGTCGATTTCGATGAATTCGGCGACAGCAGGCGCAAGCTTGTCTTTGTCTCGGTTCGCGACGGCAAATTCGTCCGTCAATGA
- a CDS encoding NAD(P)/FAD-dependent oxidoreductase, with the protein MIIPVQQAATYIDSYYHRTLRAPAARPTLVEDTDCDICIIGGGMAGLATALGLAERGRDVVLLEAKRVGWGASGRNGGFVGGGYSLGIGDIEARVGREDADALARLTLDALELIKQRIERYGIDAGPMRPGIMKASWFANADSLRAHADKMNERFGIGLTFQSRERMRELYLTERYYEGLLDPTAFQFHSLNFTNGIADACAGNGARIFENAAVTHMDLTGDRKRIDTAHASISANQVVICCSGYIGHLHPKLSRATLPVGTYVVLTEPLGDRLEQAIKAPYGTSDSRLAGDYYRALPDTRLLWGGRVSSNLSPRNLKQKMIGDILRIYPQLEGVRAAVAWPGTMGYAVHKMPQIGQLSEGVWYNQGYGGHGMCATTAGGEVVAKAIAEGDESYKLFAPFGLDFAGGPLGPAIAQCAYWGFQLQDLWQAWKSK; encoded by the coding sequence GTGATCATCCCGGTGCAACAAGCTGCTACCTACATCGATAGCTATTACCACCGGACGCTCCGCGCACCGGCCGCCCGTCCCACGCTTGTGGAGGATACGGATTGCGACATCTGTATCATCGGAGGGGGAATGGCGGGTCTCGCGACGGCATTGGGGCTCGCCGAACGGGGCCGCGACGTAGTGCTCTTAGAAGCAAAACGCGTGGGTTGGGGGGCCTCCGGCCGCAATGGGGGCTTTGTCGGCGGTGGCTACAGCCTCGGCATCGGCGACATTGAAGCCCGGGTCGGCCGCGAGGATGCGGATGCCCTCGCCCGACTGACGCTGGATGCGCTTGAATTGATCAAGCAGCGTATCGAGCGCTACGGAATTGATGCCGGACCGATGCGGCCGGGCATCATGAAGGCGTCCTGGTTCGCGAATGCGGATAGCCTGAGGGCCCACGCGGACAAGATGAACGAGCGTTTCGGAATCGGACTCACTTTTCAGAGCCGCGAGCGGATGCGCGAATTGTATCTAACCGAAAGATATTACGAAGGCCTCCTCGATCCGACCGCGTTCCAGTTCCATTCCCTGAACTTCACCAACGGCATTGCCGATGCCTGTGCCGGCAATGGCGCGAGGATCTTCGAGAATGCCGCGGTCACGCATATGGACCTGACGGGCGACCGGAAGCGGATCGACACCGCGCACGCCAGCATTTCCGCGAACCAGGTGGTGATCTGCTGCTCCGGCTATATCGGCCATCTGCACCCGAAACTCTCGCGGGCGACGTTACCGGTCGGTACCTATGTCGTCCTGACGGAACCGCTCGGCGATCGGTTGGAGCAGGCGATCAAGGCTCCGTACGGCACTTCCGACAGCCGCCTCGCGGGCGACTACTACCGGGCGTTGCCGGATACGCGCCTGCTCTGGGGCGGACGGGTCAGTTCCAACCTGTCGCCGCGTAATCTGAAACAGAAGATGATCGGCGACATTCTCCGCATTTATCCCCAGCTCGAAGGGGTCCGGGCCGCGGTCGCCTGGCCCGGGACCATGGGCTACGCGGTGCACAAGATGCCGCAGATCGGGCAGCTTTCAGAGGGAGTCTGGTACAATCAGGGATATGGCGGCCACGGCATGTGCGCGACAACCGCCGGCGGCGAGGTCGTTGCGAAGGCGATCGCGGAAGGCGACGAAAGCTACAAGCTGTTCGCGCCGTTCGGTCTCGATTTCGCCGGCGGCCCGCTGGGACCGGCGATCGCGCAATGCGCATATTGGGGGTTCCAGTTGCAGGATCTCTGGCAGGCCTGGAAATCGAAATAG
- a CDS encoding YtoQ family protein: MAELEVYLSGEIHTDWRREIEDAVTAAALHIAFTAPVTVHENSDDCGVAILGAEENKFWADHKGAKVNAIRTRTLIERADVVVVRFGDKYKQWNAAFDAGYAAALGKPLIVQHDPSLTHPLKEVDGAALAVAETPAQVAAILRYVMTGEL; the protein is encoded by the coding sequence ATGGCAGAGCTCGAAGTTTATCTATCCGGAGAAATTCATACGGACTGGCGGCGGGAGATCGAGGACGCGGTTACAGCAGCGGCGTTGCACATCGCCTTTACGGCGCCGGTTACAGTGCACGAAAACAGCGACGATTGCGGAGTGGCCATCCTCGGCGCGGAGGAAAACAAATTCTGGGCTGATCACAAGGGGGCGAAAGTCAATGCAATCCGGACCCGCACGCTGATCGAGCGGGCAGATGTCGTCGTGGTGCGTTTCGGCGACAAATACAAGCAGTGGAACGCGGCGTTCGACGCTGGATACGCGGCCGCGCTCGGAAAACCGCTTATCGTGCAGCACGATCCATCCCTGACACATCCGTTGAAAGAGGTGGACGGAGCGGCACTGGCCGTCGCCGAAACACCGGCGCAAGTCGCCGCGATTCTCCGCTATGTCATGACCGGCGAACTCTAG
- a CDS encoding glycosyltransferase, whose amino-acid sequence MAGPRILFLSINFSQPTGGVRTLYRHVGMLRRHGYEASILQAGGTGSPFFEVDVPLINLDASFQLQADDILVIPEDRNEIYRQVAGLPVRKIVFCQNHHYVFPGLGEGVDFAAYGVQTVVASSRKIAEFLEQNFAMKDVPVIRYGIDPALYHPETKKHRIAYMPRKLGLQADFIRQSFRLRFPDHGDLEWIRVENMQEKEAARHLRECALFLSLNRMEGFGLPPIEAMAAGCLVVGFTGQGGDEYANDMNGFWCGQEDVQRCVERVAEAVEVLEDETATAARIAAGKKTAGYYSMENMERDLLGFWKTQLEG is encoded by the coding sequence GTGGCCGGCCCGCGCATTCTGTTTCTTTCGATCAATTTCTCCCAGCCGACCGGCGGGGTCCGAACCCTTTACCGACATGTCGGCATGCTGCGGCGGCACGGGTATGAAGCCTCCATCCTGCAGGCCGGGGGAACGGGCTCCCCGTTCTTCGAGGTCGACGTCCCCTTGATCAATCTTGATGCGAGTTTCCAGCTTCAGGCAGACGATATCCTCGTCATTCCGGAAGACCGCAACGAGATCTACCGGCAGGTTGCAGGACTCCCGGTAAGGAAAATCGTCTTCTGCCAGAACCATCATTATGTCTTCCCGGGCCTCGGCGAAGGAGTGGATTTCGCCGCCTACGGTGTTCAAACGGTGGTCGCCAGCAGCCGCAAGATCGCGGAATTTCTGGAACAGAATTTCGCGATGAAGGACGTGCCGGTGATCCGCTACGGCATCGATCCGGCGCTCTACCATCCGGAGACAAAGAAGCATCGGATCGCCTATATGCCGCGCAAGCTCGGGCTGCAGGCGGATTTCATCCGGCAGTCCTTCCGGCTCCGTTTTCCCGATCACGGAGATCTCGAATGGATCCGCGTCGAGAACATGCAGGAGAAGGAGGCGGCCAGGCATTTGCGCGAATGCGCCCTCTTTCTCAGTCTGAACCGGATGGAAGGTTTCGGCCTGCCGCCGATCGAAGCGATGGCGGCGGGCTGCCTTGTGGTGGGATTCACCGGCCAGGGGGGAGACGAGTACGCGAACGACATGAACGGGTTCTGGTGCGGACAGGAAGATGTCCAACGCTGCGTCGAACGCGTCGCCGAAGCTGTCGAAGTCCTGGAGGACGAGACGGCCACGGCCGCAAGGATCGCCGCGGGAAAGAAGACGGCCGGCTATTACAGCATGGAAAACATGGAGCGGGATCTGCTCGGGTTCTGGAAGACCCAGCTAGAGGGATGA
- a CDS encoding BMP family protein: MTFISRRQALTTLAALSAVSMLPVAANAADKIKVAGIYTQPIQQKWDARLHQGLEAAKAAGKIEYSYSEKVSNTDYIRVLREYAESGVQLIVGEAFGISREARKVADEYPNVAFLMGDPFKPHGSNFSVFDNYIHEPCYLMGIIAGHMTKSKKIGMVGGYPIGEVNRLFHAFMNGARSVDSSIQFKVTFIGSWYDPPKAKEAAFAQIESGVDVLYAERAGVVDAAREKGIIAFGNVNDMNKEENGKDVVVTSALWHMEEAIAHAIDLVKAGNFKAEDYKEWTMMQKGGASLAPYYEFEDKIPAEAKAKVADLKAKILSGEFTVEINDEEPKSTF, from the coding sequence ATGACTTTTATTTCGCGCCGCCAGGCTCTGACCACGCTGGCCGCTCTCAGCGCCGTATCCATGCTGCCGGTGGCCGCCAACGCCGCCGACAAGATCAAAGTCGCGGGCATCTACACACAGCCGATCCAGCAGAAATGGGATGCCCGACTCCACCAGGGTCTGGAGGCTGCCAAGGCCGCAGGCAAGATCGAATACTCCTATTCGGAAAAGGTCTCCAACACCGACTATATCCGCGTGTTGCGCGAATATGCCGAGAGCGGCGTCCAGCTGATCGTCGGCGAGGCCTTCGGGATCAGCCGGGAGGCGCGCAAGGTGGCGGACGAATATCCGAATGTCGCCTTCCTGATGGGCGACCCGTTCAAGCCCCACGGCAGCAATTTTTCCGTCTTCGACAACTACATTCACGAGCCCTGCTACCTGATGGGCATCATCGCCGGGCACATGACCAAGTCGAAAAAGATCGGCATGGTCGGCGGTTACCCGATCGGCGAGGTGAACCGGCTGTTCCACGCCTTCATGAACGGCGCGCGCTCGGTCGATTCCTCCATCCAGTTCAAGGTCACCTTCATCGGCTCCTGGTACGACCCGCCGAAGGCCAAGGAAGCCGCCTTCGCGCAGATCGAGTCGGGTGTCGACGTGCTCTATGCCGAGCGCGCCGGCGTTGTCGATGCGGCGCGCGAGAAAGGCATCATCGCATTCGGCAACGTGAACGACATGAACAAAGAGGAGAACGGCAAGGACGTCGTCGTCACCTCCGCGCTCTGGCACATGGAAGAGGCGATCGCCCATGCCATCGACCTCGTGAAGGCCGGCAACTTCAAGGCCGAGGACTACAAGGAATGGACCATGATGCAAAAGGGCGGCGCCAGCCTCGCCCCGTATTATGAGTTCGAGGACAAGATCCCGGCCGAGGCGAAGGCCAAGGTTGCGGACCTGAAGGCGAAGATCCTCTCCGGCGAGTTCACGGTCGAGATCAACGACGAAGAGCCCAAGTCGACCTTCTGA
- a CDS encoding MarR family winged helix-turn-helix transcriptional regulator, whose translation MTVQTLRRSALKIDSADIALDGGSVEDVRASYMELTAMLDRLHRRYLDVVRVELESMGINNINPSQALMLVGIGDEDIPVRDLIHRKGYQASTVSYNVKKLSEYGYLEQERAAHDRRSVRLRLSPKGRDVVARLRDLEQRHMEFTNGRADLAKEMEAATATLRQLDQIWAEYITFG comes from the coding sequence ATGACCGTCCAGACCCTTCGACGCTCTGCCCTGAAGATAGATTCGGCCGATATCGCCCTCGACGGCGGTTCCGTCGAAGATGTCCGCGCGAGCTATATGGAGCTGACGGCAATGCTTGATCGGCTGCACCGGCGGTATCTTGATGTCGTCCGTGTGGAGCTGGAGAGCATGGGGATCAACAACATAAATCCCTCTCAGGCTCTTATGCTTGTCGGGATCGGTGACGAGGACATTCCCGTGCGGGATCTCATCCATCGCAAGGGTTATCAGGCCTCGACCGTGTCCTATAACGTCAAGAAGCTCTCCGAATACGGATATCTGGAGCAGGAGCGGGCTGCGCATGACCGCCGCTCGGTACGTCTGCGGCTTTCCCCCAAGGGCCGCGACGTCGTCGCTCGCCTGCGCGACCTGGAGCAGCGTCACATGGAATTCACCAACGGCCGCGCCGACCTTGCCAAGGAAATGGAAGCGGCAACGGCGACTTTGCGCCAGCTCGATCAAATCTGGGCCGAATACATAACTTTCGGCTAA
- a CDS encoding P1 family peptidase — MEPRPGDRNLITDVPGLRVGNAHDVGVRTGVTVLLPTDGAMVASVDARGGGTGSREFDLLRPEATVERVNAIVLSGGSAYGLDAAGGVMSGLRTRGIGYQAGASIVPIVPSAILFDLNNEGDKAWGETSPYPALGLAALGDVGERFGLGNAGAGYGAQASGLKGGLGSASIRLQDGTMVGALVAVNAVGAAAHPVSGAFFSWDLEIDGEFGGIVPVAEDRNPAVELPKLAGRGENTTIAIVATDAALSKAQCRQFAIMAQQGLTHAIRPAHTPFDGDTVFGVSTGQRPLADPASDLARLGGYAANCLARAIARGLYEAESLGNAESYRERFGVS; from the coding sequence ATGGAGCCGAGGCCGGGCGACCGTAACCTGATCACTGATGTACCGGGTTTGCGCGTCGGGAACGCCCATGATGTGGGCGTGCGGACCGGCGTTACCGTGCTGCTTCCGACGGACGGAGCGATGGTCGCTTCCGTCGATGCGCGGGGCGGCGGCACGGGAAGCCGCGAATTCGATCTGTTGCGGCCTGAAGCCACGGTCGAACGCGTGAATGCAATCGTCCTGAGCGGCGGCTCCGCCTACGGTCTCGATGCGGCGGGCGGCGTGATGAGCGGCCTGCGGACACGTGGTATCGGCTATCAGGCAGGTGCGTCGATCGTGCCGATCGTGCCGTCGGCGATCCTGTTCGATCTCAACAATGAAGGCGACAAGGCGTGGGGCGAAACCAGTCCCTATCCTGCCCTTGGCCTGGCCGCGCTCGGTGACGTCGGGGAGCGGTTTGGGCTCGGTAACGCGGGGGCCGGATATGGCGCGCAGGCGAGCGGCCTGAAAGGCGGGCTAGGCAGCGCGTCGATCCGATTGCAGGACGGGACGATGGTTGGCGCGCTCGTGGCGGTGAATGCGGTCGGTGCGGCCGCCCATCCGGTTTCCGGTGCCTTCTTTTCCTGGGATCTCGAGATCGATGGCGAGTTCGGCGGGATCGTGCCGGTTGCGGAAGACCGTAACCCCGCCGTCGAACTGCCAAAACTCGCGGGGCGCGGCGAAAACACAACGATCGCCATCGTCGCGACCGATGCCGCGCTCTCCAAGGCGCAGTGCCGACAGTTTGCTATCATGGCGCAACAGGGGCTCACCCATGCGATCAGGCCGGCCCATACGCCTTTCGACGGCGATACGGTGTTCGGAGTCTCTACCGGACAGCGTCCGCTGGCCGATCCGGCGTCGGACCTTGCCAGATTGGGTGGATATGCGGCCAACTGTCTTGCCCGCGCCATCGCACGTGGCCTGTACGAGGCCGAGAGTCTGGGCAACGCAGAGAGCTACCGGGAGCGTTTCGGGGTCTCATGA
- a CDS encoding peptide chain release factor 3, translating into MSSLDQAVERRRTFAIIAHPDAGKTTLTEKLLLFGGAIQMAGAVKARGQQRRAHSDWMKVERERGISVASSVMTFDYGTNTFNLLDTPGHEDFSEDTYRTLTAVDSAIMVIDGAKGIEEQTLKLFEVCRLRDVPIITFVNKMDREARDSFELLDEIEQSLALDVTPASWPIGMGKSFKGCYDLLNDKLILMDRGSHDAPDEGLTCNGLDDPKLDELLPASAAAQLREEVEMARELCPAFDAEAFLGGHMTPVYFGSAVNNFGVRELLGGVAKYAPSPRPHPTKSRSVSPDEKKVAAFVFKIQANMDPKHRDRIAFARICSGHFKRGAKLKHVRSGKTVNIHNPVMFLAQDREIADEAWPGDIIGIPNHGNLRIGDALTEGEDLQFSGIPSFAPELLQRVRPTDPLRAKHLEKAIVQLAEEGAAKAFKTRIGGSWIVGVVGALQFDVLADRIRTEYDVPVTFETAGLHTARWLEADDPAELKKFIDANQGDLADDHDDMPVFMARNGWHLQHTAENWPKVRFLKVKEQMA; encoded by the coding sequence ATGAGTTCCCTGGACCAAGCGGTCGAGCGTCGGCGCACATTCGCGATCATCGCGCACCCCGATGCCGGTAAGACCACGCTTACTGAAAAACTGCTGTTGTTCGGCGGCGCCATCCAGATGGCGGGTGCTGTCAAGGCGCGCGGACAGCAGCGGCGCGCGCATTCCGACTGGATGAAGGTCGAGCGCGAGCGCGGCATCTCGGTTGCATCTTCCGTCATGACCTTCGATTACGGGACCAACACCTTCAATCTGCTCGATACGCCGGGTCACGAGGACTTCTCTGAGGACACCTACCGGACCCTGACGGCGGTCGACAGCGCGATCATGGTGATCGACGGCGCGAAGGGTATCGAGGAACAGACCCTCAAGCTGTTCGAGGTCTGCCGCCTGCGCGACGTGCCGATCATTACTTTCGTCAACAAGATGGACCGCGAGGCGCGCGACAGTTTCGAGCTGCTCGACGAGATCGAGCAAAGCCTCGCGCTCGACGTCACTCCGGCCAGCTGGCCGATCGGCATGGGGAAAAGCTTCAAGGGCTGCTACGACCTGCTGAACGACAAGCTCATCCTGATGGATCGCGGCAGCCACGATGCACCGGACGAGGGTCTGACATGCAACGGCCTCGACGATCCGAAGCTGGACGAGCTGTTACCCGCCTCGGCTGCGGCCCAGCTCCGCGAGGAAGTCGAGATGGCGCGCGAGCTCTGCCCTGCATTCGATGCCGAGGCATTTCTTGGCGGACACATGACTCCGGTCTATTTCGGCAGCGCAGTAAACAATTTCGGCGTGCGCGAGCTGCTGGGCGGTGTCGCTAAATATGCGCCGTCCCCGCGCCCGCATCCGACGAAATCCCGCTCGGTCTCCCCGGACGAGAAGAAGGTCGCGGCCTTCGTCTTCAAGATCCAGGCGAACATGGACCCCAAGCACCGTGACCGTATCGCTTTCGCTCGCATCTGTTCCGGCCATTTCAAGCGCGGCGCCAAACTGAAACATGTGCGCAGCGGCAAGACCGTAAACATCCACAACCCCGTGATGTTCCTGGCCCAGGACCGCGAGATCGCGGACGAGGCCTGGCCGGGCGACATCATCGGCATTCCGAACCACGGCAACCTGCGCATCGGCGATGCGCTGACCGAAGGCGAGGATTTGCAGTTCAGCGGCATCCCGAGCTTTGCGCCGGAACTTCTGCAGCGGGTTCGGCCCACCGATCCGCTTCGGGCCAAGCATCTTGAGAAGGCAATCGTGCAACTCGCGGAGGAGGGCGCTGCGAAAGCCTTCAAAACGAGGATCGGCGGAAGCTGGATCGTCGGCGTTGTCGGTGCGCTGCAGTTCGACGTTCTGGCGGACCGTATCCGGACGGAATATGACGTACCGGTCACCTTTGAGACAGCCGGTCTCCACACCGCCCGCTGGCTCGAGGCGGACGACCCGGCGGAATTGAAGAAGTTCATCGACGCCAATCAGGGCGACCTCGCCGACGACCATGACGACATGCCGGTCTTCATGGCCCGCAACGGCTGGCACTTACAGCACACCGCCGAGAATTGGCCGAAGGTCCGCTTTCTCAAGGTGAAGGAACAGATGGCCTAG
- a CDS encoding DUF1203 domain-containing protein, which yields MTEKRYLALETEIARHYQSGGADANGQVPERKVSEGGSMPCRHCLQNIAAGEEYLVFAHRPFPAAQPYAEIGPIFLHAGACSRYEAFSELPAMFRDWETIMLRGYGADDRIVYGTGTVVDVSEIAATADDILRHPDVRYVHARSARNNCYQCRIEPVG from the coding sequence ATGACTGAAAAGCGCTACCTCGCCCTCGAAACCGAAATAGCCCGCCATTATCAGTCCGGTGGAGCCGACGCCAACGGCCAGGTGCCGGAACGCAAGGTCTCGGAAGGCGGCTCGATGCCATGCCGGCACTGCCTCCAGAACATCGCGGCGGGCGAAGAGTATCTGGTGTTCGCCCATCGCCCCTTCCCCGCGGCGCAGCCTTATGCAGAGATCGGTCCAATCTTCCTGCATGCCGGAGCCTGCTCGCGCTACGAGGCGTTCTCAGAGCTACCCGCAATGTTCCGGGACTGGGAGACAATCATGCTGCGCGGCTACGGCGCGGACGACCGAATAGTCTACGGGACCGGAACAGTCGTCGATGTGAGCGAAATCGCCGCGACTGCGGACGACATCCTGAGACATCCTGATGTTCGCTATGTCCATGCCCGCTCGGCCAGGAACAATTGCTATCAGTGCCGGATAGAACCTGTCGGCTGA